The following are encoded together in the Novipirellula artificiosorum genome:
- a CDS encoding sulfatase-like hydrolase/transferase — protein MAFFSLILVRGRHWVGRFPRAIAAAVPGQSANPFSSFTVEDAVRRWRLVLLCVVFVAFGIQGWIAPPLAAAERRPNLLLILADDMGYGDLGCMGSELLLTPHLDALASSGVLCEQAYVASAVCSPSRAGLLTGRDPRRFGYEGNLNKADAGYATRPELLGLPGNEHTLGDHLGAAGYATCLVGKWHQGTGQPFHPNRRGFDHFCGMLGGGHGYFPEPGKNQLERNGEPLNEFSSPYLTDFFTDEALQWLQSREANAAEQPWFLYLSYNAPHTPMQATEADLAVFEHIKDPRRRTYAAMVYALDRGVGRVIEYLDQHSLREKTLVVFLSDNGGATSNGSWNGPLSGAKGSLREGGVRVPTLYSWPSRLPAKSRYRGVVSSLDLLPTFMSAADAKPLPLQETLSHQDRKNHGRASKEYGDYDGIDLLPLLDAEQPEASRRLFWRLQGQAAVLKGANKLMRPSHRPAQLFQPATDLAESKDLAGQDAETLGSLFQELADWESSLTTVPLWDSSPYWSEESAQIYDRWVPKAEPR, from the coding sequence ATGGCATTTTTCTCTCTCATTCTTGTTCGAGGCCGACATTGGGTCGGTCGTTTTCCGCGAGCGATTGCGGCTGCAGTGCCAGGGCAGTCGGCCAATCCCTTTTCAAGCTTCACCGTGGAGGATGCAGTGCGGCGATGGCGTCTTGTGCTGCTTTGTGTTGTCTTCGTTGCTTTCGGAATCCAGGGTTGGATAGCTCCCCCGCTAGCGGCTGCGGAGCGGCGTCCCAATTTGTTGTTGATCCTTGCAGACGACATGGGCTACGGAGACCTTGGTTGTATGGGGAGCGAGTTGCTGCTTACGCCGCATCTCGATGCGCTTGCCAGTTCGGGAGTGCTATGTGAACAAGCCTATGTTGCGAGTGCCGTCTGCTCTCCTTCGCGGGCTGGATTGTTGACGGGGCGTGATCCTCGCCGGTTCGGCTACGAAGGGAACTTGAACAAAGCCGATGCGGGGTACGCCACGCGGCCGGAACTGCTTGGTTTGCCGGGAAACGAACACACTCTCGGTGATCACCTTGGTGCAGCAGGCTACGCGACTTGTTTGGTTGGGAAGTGGCATCAGGGTACGGGGCAGCCCTTTCATCCGAATCGGCGAGGCTTTGATCATTTTTGTGGCATGCTCGGTGGTGGCCATGGCTATTTTCCTGAGCCAGGCAAGAATCAGTTGGAGCGAAACGGAGAGCCGCTGAATGAGTTCTCAAGTCCCTATTTGACGGATTTCTTCACCGACGAAGCTTTGCAATGGCTGCAGTCGCGTGAGGCGAACGCTGCGGAGCAACCTTGGTTTCTCTATCTTTCCTATAACGCACCCCACACACCGATGCAGGCGACGGAGGCCGACCTGGCGGTCTTCGAGCACATCAAGGACCCGCGCCGACGCACTTATGCGGCGATGGTCTATGCGTTGGACCGTGGCGTGGGGAGAGTGATCGAGTATTTGGATCAGCATTCGCTGCGAGAAAAGACTCTGGTTGTTTTTCTGAGTGACAATGGCGGTGCGACTAGCAACGGCAGTTGGAATGGGCCACTTTCGGGCGCCAAGGGTTCGCTGCGTGAAGGAGGGGTGCGAGTGCCGACCCTCTACAGTTGGCCCTCTCGTCTTCCGGCGAAATCGAGGTACCGCGGTGTGGTTTCTAGCCTAGATTTGCTGCCAACGTTCATGAGTGCTGCTGACGCAAAACCGTTGCCGCTTCAAGAAACACTATCGCATCAAGATCGCAAGAATCACGGCAGAGCGAGCAAAGAATATGGCGACTACGACGGTATCGACTTGTTGCCGTTGTTGGACGCTGAACAACCGGAGGCGTCGAGGCGGTTGTTCTGGCGCCTGCAAGGGCAGGCGGCGGTGTTAAAGGGGGCGAACAAACTCATGCGACCCTCACATCGTCCCGCTCAGCTGTTTCAGCCAGCCACGGACCTTGCGGAATCGAAAGATCTGGCTGGCCAAGATGCGGAAACCCTGGGCAGTTTGTTCCAAGAATTGGCGGATTGGGAGTCATCGTTGACAACGGTTCCGCTATGGGATTCTTCGCCGTATTGGTCAGAGGAGAGCGCCCAAATCTATGATCGCTGGGTACCAAAAGCGGAGCCACGGTAG